From a region of the Arachis ipaensis cultivar K30076 chromosome B09, Araip1.1, whole genome shotgun sequence genome:
- the LOC107619014 gene encoding vacuolar protein sorting-associated protein 24 homolog 1 isoform X2, with protein sequence MGSAKALAKELVRSKKTINRLYENKAQLNSISMHLGESVAIARTVGHLSKSAEVMKLVNNLMKAPEMAVTMQEFSKEMTKAGVIEEIVYDAVDSALDSEDIEDEIEEEVDKVLTEIAGETAAELPEAIRKQKLKQPEQRVGASGGEEAIVEGVDDEEEMEEIRARLAKVRS encoded by the exons ATGGGCTCTGCAAAG GCCCTTGCTAAGGAACTTGTGAGATCTAAGAAAACAATAAACAGACTTTATGAAAATAAGGCACAATTGAATTCAATATCAATGCACCTTGGAGAAAGTGTGG CAATTGCTCGTACTGTGGGACATCTATCCAAGAGTGCCGAGGTTATGAAGCTTGTCAATAACCTCATGAAGGCTCCTGAAATGGCTGTGACAATGCAGGAGTTCAGCAAAGAAATGACAAAG GCAGGAGTTATCGAGGAGATAGTATACGATGCTGTTGACTCGGCTCTAGATTCTGAGGACATAGAAGACGAGATTGAAGAAGAAGTTGACAAGGTGCTGACAGAAATAGCTGGTGAGACGGCTGCAGAGCTCCCCGAAGCCATCCGGAAACAAAAGTTGAAGCAACCTGAACAAAGGGTTGGAGCCAGTGGAGGG GAAGAGGCTATAGTTGAGGGTGTTGATGATGAGgaagaaatggaagaaataaGGGCAAGACTTGCCAAAGTTAGGTCATAA
- the LOC107619014 gene encoding vacuolar protein sorting-associated protein 24 homolog 1 isoform X1 — MEKVINILKPKPNPQQLLRDWQRRLRQECRNIERQIRDIQREEKNVQKAIKEAAKRNDMGSAKALAKELVRSKKTINRLYENKAQLNSISMHLGESVAIARTVGHLSKSAEVMKLVNNLMKAPEMAVTMQEFSKEMTKAGVIEEIVYDAVDSALDSEDIEDEIEEEVDKVLTEIAGETAAELPEAIRKQKLKQPEQRVGASGGEEAIVEGVDDEEEMEEIRARLAKVRS, encoded by the exons ATGGAGAAGGTAATAAACATTCTGAAGCCGAAGCCGAACCCTCAACAGTTGTTGAGAGATTGGCAGCGTCGCCTTCGCCAGGAGTGTCGCAACATTGAGCGCCAAATTCGCG ATAtacagagagaagagaagaatgtaCAAAAGGCGATTAAAGAAGCTGCCAAGAGGAACGATATGGGCTCTGCAAAG GCCCTTGCTAAGGAACTTGTGAGATCTAAGAAAACAATAAACAGACTTTATGAAAATAAGGCACAATTGAATTCAATATCAATGCACCTTGGAGAAAGTGTGG CAATTGCTCGTACTGTGGGACATCTATCCAAGAGTGCCGAGGTTATGAAGCTTGTCAATAACCTCATGAAGGCTCCTGAAATGGCTGTGACAATGCAGGAGTTCAGCAAAGAAATGACAAAG GCAGGAGTTATCGAGGAGATAGTATACGATGCTGTTGACTCGGCTCTAGATTCTGAGGACATAGAAGACGAGATTGAAGAAGAAGTTGACAAGGTGCTGACAGAAATAGCTGGTGAGACGGCTGCAGAGCTCCCCGAAGCCATCCGGAAACAAAAGTTGAAGCAACCTGAACAAAGGGTTGGAGCCAGTGGAGGG GAAGAGGCTATAGTTGAGGGTGTTGATGATGAGgaagaaatggaagaaataaGGGCAAGACTTGCCAAAGTTAGGTCATAA